In one window of Hafnia alvei DNA:
- the umuD gene encoding translesion error-prone DNA polymerase V autoproteolytic subunit produces MKAEIITAITTSRLQLPLFSDTCAAGFPSPAQDYIEAQLDLNDFCIRHPSATYFVRAQGESMVEAGILSGDLLVVDRALTPSHGDTVIAAVDGEFTVKRLCTHPQLCLQPMNSAYSPIFVDPDELDIFGVVTHAIHTLDKS; encoded by the coding sequence ATGAAAGCAGAAATCATCACGGCCATTACAACCTCACGCCTTCAACTGCCACTTTTTAGCGATACCTGCGCGGCCGGTTTTCCTTCTCCGGCTCAGGACTACATTGAAGCGCAGCTCGATTTAAATGATTTCTGTATCCGTCACCCTTCAGCGACATACTTCGTTCGTGCGCAGGGTGAATCAATGGTTGAAGCGGGCATTTTGTCAGGCGATTTATTGGTGGTAGACCGCGCCCTGACACCGTCTCACGGAGATACGGTCATCGCTGCAGTGGACGGAGAATTCACGGTTAAGCGGCTTTGCACACATCCGCAGCTCTGCTTGCAGCCGATGAACAGTGCTTACAGCCCAATATTTGTCGATCCTGACGAGTTGGATATCTTTGGGGTAGTCACGCACGCAATTCATACGCTGGACAAAAGTTAA
- the umuC gene encoding translesion error-prone DNA polymerase V subunit UmuC, protein MFLLCDVNAMYASCEQLFRPDLKGKPVIVLSNNDGAIVAANREAKALGIKRGAPFFQAKALIQQHQIACFSSNYALYGDISHRIMSILESLAPSLEIYSIDEAFLQIAGIDASEPYLDYGRRVRATVAQRTGLTCGIGIAQTRTLAKLANHAAKTWPATGGVVDLSDRIRQRKLMALLPVDEVWGIGRKLSAKLRLMGIETVLQLADANLQLMKKTFGVVVERTIRELNGIPCISIEALPAKQQIICSRSFGERITQLQDMKQAICQYAERAAEKLREEKQYCRHVSVFLRTSPYANEPQYGNSANQIMMLATQDTRDIVAAAMKALSQIWRDGYRYQKAGIMLNDFCSRPGQIDMFDETPPRANSEQLMKVVDRINSTGVGKVWFGGQGIEKGWRMKREMLSPAYTTQWKDLPIAALS, encoded by the coding sequence ATGTTCCTGCTCTGCGATGTAAATGCGATGTACGCCAGCTGCGAACAACTGTTTAGGCCCGACTTGAAGGGAAAACCGGTGATCGTGCTTAGCAACAACGACGGCGCGATTGTCGCAGCGAACAGAGAGGCGAAAGCACTCGGCATCAAACGAGGCGCCCCATTCTTTCAAGCTAAGGCATTGATTCAACAGCATCAGATAGCCTGTTTCAGTTCGAATTACGCGTTATATGGCGACATCAGCCACAGGATAATGTCGATATTAGAGTCACTGGCACCGTCGCTGGAAATTTATAGTATTGATGAGGCATTTCTACAGATAGCCGGCATCGATGCCAGCGAGCCGTATCTTGATTATGGACGACGAGTTCGGGCGACCGTAGCCCAACGAACGGGCCTAACCTGTGGCATTGGTATCGCACAAACGCGGACGTTGGCCAAGTTAGCCAACCACGCAGCAAAGACCTGGCCCGCCACGGGAGGCGTCGTCGATTTAAGCGACCGCATACGTCAGCGCAAACTGATGGCGCTGCTTCCGGTCGACGAGGTATGGGGAATTGGACGCAAGCTGTCAGCAAAACTTCGCTTAATGGGTATCGAAACGGTCCTGCAGCTGGCTGACGCGAACTTGCAGTTGATGAAGAAAACATTCGGCGTCGTTGTTGAGAGAACCATCAGAGAGTTAAACGGCATACCCTGTATATCGATTGAAGCGCTGCCGGCAAAACAGCAAATCATCTGCAGCCGTAGTTTTGGAGAACGCATCACGCAGCTGCAGGACATGAAACAAGCGATATGTCAGTACGCCGAACGTGCTGCTGAAAAGCTGCGTGAGGAAAAGCAGTATTGCCGCCACGTTAGCGTTTTTCTGCGTACCAGTCCGTATGCCAACGAGCCGCAGTACGGCAACAGTGCTAATCAGATCATGATGTTGGCCACACAGGATACGCGCGATATTGTCGCAGCTGCGATGAAAGCGCTGTCTCAAATCTGGCGGGATGGATATCGCTATCAAAAAGCGGGGATCATGCTCAATGATTTCTGCAGTCGTCCGGGACAGATAGACATGTTTGATGAGACGCCGCCGCGCGCGAACAGTGAACAACTGATGAAAGTTGTCGATCGCATTAACAGCACAGGTGTCGGAAAAGTATGGTTTGGCGGACAGGGGATTGAGAAAGGCTGGAGGATGAAAAGAGAAATGCTATCGCCAGCATATACGACGCAATGGAAAGATCTCCCTATCGCAGCCTTGTCATAA
- the parM gene encoding plasmid segregation protein ParM domain-containing protein, translated as MRIYVDDGSTNIKLAWKDNGEVKTFISPNSFKPEWSLNLFSDQISANYEIEGEKFSFDPGSVDAVVTTETRYQYSLVNTVAIHHALLQSGIKPQDIDVVVTLPLSEYLDSDFQPKTENITRKKNSVKRTVSLQGNKSGFSIGKVSVLPESIPAGFNVLTGLEDDDSLLIVDLGGTTLDVSHVRSKMSGITNTWCDPKIGVSIITNDIKNVLASYTRISSLQADKMIINRDENGWLEHRLPDAEMRTQVINAIEAKKKLLVNRVLNVIDRFNGYTHIMCVGGGAKLIAEDIQKNTNIPAARFYTSDNPQFDLVLGMLEMKEGSSNG; from the coding sequence ATGCGTATATATGTTGATGACGGTTCTACGAACATTAAGCTCGCTTGGAAAGATAATGGTGAAGTTAAAACCTTTATCAGTCCTAACAGTTTTAAACCGGAATGGTCGCTAAATTTATTCAGCGATCAAATATCTGCCAACTATGAAATCGAGGGTGAGAAATTTAGCTTTGATCCAGGCAGCGTTGACGCTGTTGTTACAACCGAAACACGCTATCAATACAGTCTTGTCAATACAGTGGCTATCCATCACGCCTTACTCCAATCAGGAATTAAGCCGCAGGACATCGACGTTGTCGTAACTCTCCCACTATCCGAGTATCTTGATTCAGACTTCCAGCCTAAAACTGAAAACATCACGCGTAAGAAAAACAGCGTGAAACGAACTGTCTCTCTACAGGGAAATAAATCAGGGTTTTCAATAGGTAAGGTATCAGTACTGCCGGAGAGTATACCTGCAGGATTTAACGTGCTCACAGGGCTTGAGGATGATGATTCACTGCTTATTGTTGATTTAGGGGGTACGACACTGGATGTATCCCATGTACGCAGCAAAATGTCTGGTATAACCAATACGTGGTGCGATCCTAAAATCGGCGTTTCTATCATCACCAATGACATAAAAAATGTACTGGCATCATATACTCGTATCAGCTCACTTCAGGCTGATAAGATGATCATAAATCGCGATGAGAACGGTTGGTTAGAACACCGTTTACCAGATGCCGAGATGAGAACTCAAGTCATTAACGCAATTGAAGCTAAAAAGAAACTCCTTGTAAATCGTGTGCTCAATGTTATAGATCGGTTTAACGGTTATACACATATCATGTGTGTAGGAGGGGGCGCGAAATTGATTGCTGAAGATATCCAGAAGAATACAAACATCCCAGCCGCTCGTTTTTATACAAGTGATAATCCACAGTTTGATCTGGTTCTTGGCATGCTAGAAATGAAGGAAGGAAGCAGCAATGGCTAA
- a CDS encoding plasmid partitioning/stability family protein, whose amino-acid sequence MANTDGARKIAFNLYPTEEIGDKLASDLLDETRLKERGRTMRAFLLTGAALAAIDRRIPNLIAELATKDITIRDIQRIISSVIPDAFSPDDAMVETILNRLGQSVTAEKSKGFKSEPTKSEEDINVIKTRSNSNSMFPDDD is encoded by the coding sequence ATGGCTAATACAGATGGTGCCCGTAAGATAGCGTTTAATTTATATCCGACAGAAGAGATAGGAGATAAGTTAGCCAGCGATTTACTAGACGAAACTCGTCTAAAAGAGCGAGGTCGAACTATGCGGGCATTTCTGTTAACTGGCGCTGCTTTAGCAGCAATAGACCGCCGCATTCCTAATCTGATAGCCGAACTAGCAACTAAAGACATAACCATCAGGGATATTCAACGAATTATAAGTAGCGTAATTCCAGATGCATTTTCACCCGATGATGCGATGGTAGAAACAATACTTAATCGCCTTGGTCAGTCGGTGACTGCAGAGAAAAGTAAAGGTTTTAAGAGCGAACCCACTAAATCTGAAGAAGATATCAACGTCATTAAGACTCGGTCTAACAGTAATAGTATGTTTCCTGACGACGACTAG
- a CDS encoding ParA family protein: MGKVISIVGQKGGGSKSTDARTLAVGFTDAGWKTHLADIDTKQQTSLKWAERREKSGLSQIDCALYRRVETAIRMKDSCHLLIIDGRPAAETTSLDVADESDLVIIATGTTIDDLEPSLELARELIKKGIDKEKIVFAVAKSPSPSQGEKAQDTIRAWGYKVLNTVIPFKTSYGEALDAGKALHETPFKSLNETAKQMIEEVHDIINS; encoded by the coding sequence ATGGGAAAGGTTATATCGATTGTTGGCCAGAAGGGTGGTGGTTCAAAAAGTACTGATGCTAGAACGTTAGCCGTTGGATTTACTGATGCTGGATGGAAAACGCATTTAGCTGATATAGATACGAAGCAACAAACTTCCTTGAAGTGGGCGGAACGACGTGAAAAAAGTGGTCTGAGCCAAATTGATTGCGCTCTATATCGTCGTGTAGAAACCGCTATTAGAATGAAAGATAGTTGCCATCTGCTCATTATTGATGGACGTCCTGCCGCTGAAACTACATCTCTCGATGTTGCTGATGAATCTGATCTTGTCATTATCGCTACTGGTACCACTATTGATGATCTCGAGCCATCGCTCGAATTGGCGCGTGAGTTGATTAAAAAAGGCATTGATAAGGAGAAAATTGTATTTGCAGTCGCGAAATCTCCTTCGCCATCTCAAGGCGAAAAAGCTCAGGACACTATAAGAGCGTGGGGCTATAAAGTTCTTAATACAGTCATACCATTTAAAACCAGCTATGGAGAAGCTCTTGACGCAGGAAAGGCGTTGCATGAAACACCATTCAAATCGCTAAACGAAACAGCAAAGCAAATGATAGAAGAAGTTCATGATATAATTAATTCATGA